One Mycolicibacter sp. MU0083 DNA window includes the following coding sequences:
- a CDS encoding PucR family transcriptional regulator, which yields MDWPPPSAPVQELIRQTAQIAVAARPEWLEELDRATLASHPALAADPVLAAAISRSNRANLIHWAAANMLSPGAAVEPNLGPEPLGIARDLVRRGLDAAALDAYRVGQGVAWRRLMEIAFELCSDPAQLHELLDVCSRSISAFIDATLAGIAAQIDLERDELTRSSHAERLEVVTLLLDGAPISPQRAENRLGYSLGRTHTAAIVWTDRGSGDVTGLDRAVAAFGRAAGSASPLSIPASSASRWVWVPGTAAVDSDGLTEDMSDLPDVRIAIGFPATGIEGFRHSHFDALATQRTLARLQSPQRIVFFTDIALTALITQDRERADEFVARTLGDFASAGTEMHRTVSAFVSEQCNVSRAAARLYAHRNTLLRRLTRADRLLPRPLAENYVEVAVALNVLRWSGGAAVSAPAPPPPPQSPQPM from the coding sequence ATGGACTGGCCGCCCCCGTCAGCACCGGTACAAGAACTGATCCGGCAGACCGCCCAGATCGCGGTCGCCGCCCGGCCGGAATGGCTCGAGGAGTTGGATCGGGCCACACTGGCTTCGCATCCGGCGCTCGCCGCCGATCCGGTGCTGGCCGCGGCGATCAGCCGCAGCAATCGGGCGAATCTCATCCACTGGGCCGCGGCGAACATGCTCAGTCCCGGCGCCGCCGTCGAACCCAACCTCGGCCCCGAACCGCTGGGGATCGCTCGAGATCTGGTCCGTCGCGGCCTCGACGCCGCGGCCCTGGACGCCTACCGTGTCGGCCAGGGCGTGGCGTGGCGGCGGTTGATGGAGATCGCCTTCGAGTTGTGCTCCGATCCCGCCCAACTGCACGAACTCCTCGACGTCTGCTCGCGATCCATCAGCGCGTTCATCGATGCGACGCTGGCCGGTATCGCCGCCCAGATCGATTTGGAGCGCGACGAATTGACCCGCAGTAGCCACGCCGAGCGACTCGAGGTCGTCACGCTGCTCCTCGACGGTGCACCGATCAGCCCGCAGCGCGCGGAGAACAGACTCGGCTATTCGCTGGGCCGGACACATACCGCGGCGATCGTCTGGACCGACCGGGGCAGCGGTGACGTGACCGGTCTCGATCGCGCCGTCGCAGCGTTCGGGCGGGCCGCCGGGTCGGCCTCACCGCTGAGCATTCCCGCCAGCTCGGCATCCCGGTGGGTGTGGGTGCCCGGGACCGCCGCGGTCGACTCCGATGGATTGACCGAAGACATGTCCGATCTTCCCGACGTGCGTATCGCGATCGGGTTCCCCGCTACCGGGATCGAGGGCTTCCGGCACAGTCATTTCGACGCGCTGGCCACCCAACGGACCCTGGCCCGTTTGCAGTCGCCGCAGCGCATCGTGTTCTTCACCGACATCGCCCTGACCGCGCTGATCACCCAGGACCGCGAACGCGCCGATGAATTCGTCGCACGGACCCTGGGTGATTTCGCCTCGGCCGGCACCGAGATGCACCGCACCGTGTCGGCATTCGTGAGCGAACAGTGCAACGTGTCGCGAGCCGCGGCACGCCTGTACGCGCACCGAAACACGCTGTTGCGCAGGCTCACGCGCGCCGACCGACTGCTCCCGCGCCCGCTGGCCGAGAACTACGTCGAGGTCGCCGTGGCCCTCAACGTGCTGCGCTGGTCCGGCGGCGCGGCGGTGTCGGCACCCGCACCGCCACCGCCGCCGCAGTCGCCTCAGCCGATGTAG
- a CDS encoding flavin-containing monooxygenase, with the protein MEHIAREHVDVLIVGAGVSGIGAAYYLQREQAGKSYAILEARGDTGGTWDLFRYPGVRSDSDLHTYGYEFKPWRDDDAIATGGKILAYLRETIAENRIDTHIRFHHRVLSAAWSSSDARWVVEIERTDTAERVQISTDWIFCAGGYYRYDEGFTPHFEGRDRFAGQIVHPQHWPEDLDYTGKKVVIIGSGATAVTLLPAMADKAGHVTMLQRSPTYLLPVPSQDVVANTAKKLLGDTLGYAVARRKNIFRQRAVYRLCQRYPGAVRFVLRYLNARRLPADYPVDVHFNPTYQPWDQRLCTVPDDDLFRAISAGRASVVTDRIASFTETGIRLESGRELDADIIVTATGFNLQAFGGMALTVDGVPVQLSETVAYKGMMLSGVPNFMFAFGYTNSSWTLKIDLVCEYLCRLLAHMDACGYRTVRAEIDDPTMATKPLLDFGAGYVQRAAAGLPRQGAAEPWSMSMDYRKDVELIRNRPVVDANLRFGVAAPVSAPETPSELPEAIGA; encoded by the coding sequence GTGGAGCACATCGCGAGGGAGCACGTTGACGTTCTGATCGTCGGCGCCGGTGTTTCCGGCATAGGGGCGGCCTACTACCTGCAGCGCGAGCAGGCGGGCAAGAGCTACGCCATCCTGGAAGCCCGCGGTGACACTGGGGGAACCTGGGATCTGTTCCGTTATCCCGGAGTTCGCTCGGATTCCGACCTGCACACCTACGGCTACGAATTCAAACCGTGGCGCGACGACGACGCGATCGCCACCGGCGGCAAGATCCTGGCCTACCTTCGCGAGACGATCGCGGAGAACCGCATCGACACCCACATTCGGTTCCACCACCGGGTGCTCAGTGCCGCCTGGTCGAGCTCCGATGCGCGGTGGGTCGTCGAGATCGAGCGCACCGACACCGCCGAGCGCGTGCAGATCAGCACCGACTGGATCTTCTGTGCGGGTGGCTACTACCGCTACGACGAAGGCTTCACCCCGCATTTCGAGGGCCGCGACCGGTTCGCCGGCCAGATCGTCCATCCGCAGCACTGGCCGGAAGATCTCGACTACACCGGTAAGAAGGTCGTCATCATCGGCAGCGGAGCCACTGCGGTGACGCTGTTGCCGGCCATGGCCGACAAGGCCGGGCACGTGACGATGCTGCAGCGCTCGCCGACCTACCTGCTCCCGGTGCCGTCGCAAGACGTGGTCGCCAACACCGCCAAGAAGCTGCTCGGCGACACATTGGGTTATGCAGTGGCCCGGCGTAAGAACATCTTCCGGCAGCGTGCCGTCTACCGGCTGTGTCAGCGTTACCCCGGCGCGGTCCGGTTCGTCCTGCGTTACCTCAACGCCCGTCGGCTGCCCGCCGACTATCCGGTCGACGTGCATTTCAACCCGACCTATCAGCCGTGGGATCAGCGCTTGTGCACCGTCCCCGACGACGATCTGTTCCGCGCCATCAGCGCCGGCCGTGCGTCGGTGGTGACCGACCGCATCGCGTCGTTCACCGAGACCGGCATCCGGCTGGAGTCCGGGCGCGAGTTGGACGCCGACATCATCGTGACGGCCACCGGTTTCAATCTGCAGGCGTTCGGCGGCATGGCGCTGACGGTGGACGGCGTTCCGGTACAGCTGTCCGAGACGGTCGCCTACAAGGGGATGATGTTGTCCGGCGTGCCGAATTTCATGTTCGCCTTCGGGTACACGAACTCGTCGTGGACGCTGAAGATCGACCTGGTCTGCGAGTATCTGTGTCGGCTGCTGGCCCACATGGACGCCTGCGGCTACCGCACGGTTCGGGCCGAGATCGATGATCCGACGATGGCCACCAAGCCGTTGCTGGACTTCGGGGCCGGCTACGTGCAGCGCGCCGCCGCCGGACTGCCCCGGCAGGGAGCCGCGGAGCCCTGGTCGATGTCGATGGACTACCGCAAGGACGTCGAGCTGATTCGCAACCGGCCCGTCGTCGACGCCAACCTGCGCTTCGGCGTCGCCGCACCGGTGTCGGCACCCGAAACTCCGAGCGAGCTGCCGGAGGCGATCGGCGCGTAG
- a CDS encoding holo-ACP synthase, whose translation MAIVGIGIDLVSIPDFAEQVARPGTVFAETFTRGERRDASDKSSSEARHLAARWAAKEAVIKAWSGSRFAQKPVLPEAIHRDIEVVTDTWGRPKVRLSGDIAQHLAEVTIHVSLTHDGDTAAAVAILEI comes from the coding sequence GTGGCAATCGTTGGTATCGGGATCGACCTGGTGTCGATTCCGGACTTCGCCGAACAGGTCGCCCGGCCCGGAACGGTGTTCGCCGAGACCTTCACCCGCGGGGAGCGTCGCGACGCCTCCGACAAGAGTTCGTCGGAGGCCCGGCACCTGGCGGCTCGCTGGGCGGCCAAGGAAGCGGTGATCAAGGCGTGGTCGGGATCGCGGTTCGCGCAGAAACCGGTGCTGCCGGAGGCGATTCACCGCGACATCGAGGTGGTCACCGACACCTGGGGACGTCCGAAGGTGCGGTTGTCCGGCGACATCGCCCAGCACCTGGCCGAGGTGACTATCCACGTGTCGCTCACCCACGACGGTGACACCGCGGCCGCGGTCGCCATCCTCGAGATCTAG
- a CDS encoding dipeptidase — protein MSDLVQRVRDILPSVRADLEDLVRIESVWADPARRPEVHRSAQRVADLLSQAGFPQVQIVAEGGAPAVIAHYPPPPGAPTVLLYAHHDVQPEGDAGQWVSPPFEPTERDGRLYGRGTADDKAGIATHLAAFRAHEGQPPVGVTVFVEGEEESGSPSLGALLAAHRDALSADVIIIADSDNWSTEVPSLTVSLRGLVDCVVEVATLDHGLHSGLWGGVVPDAVTVLVRLLASLHDDDGNVAVAGLHESTAAPVDYPPERVRADTGLLDGVTEIGSGSVPQRMWAKPAITVIGIDTTGIAASSNTLIPRARAKISMRVAPGGDAAAHLDALTAHLHSHAPWGAQVTVTPGDIGAPYAIDATGPVYDAARAAFAQAWGVEPIDMGMGGSIPFIAEFAAAYPQATILVTGVEDPGTQAHSVNESLHLGVLERAATTEALLLAKLGG, from the coding sequence ATGAGCGATCTGGTGCAGCGAGTCCGCGACATCCTGCCGTCGGTGCGGGCCGATCTGGAAGACCTGGTGCGTATCGAGTCGGTGTGGGCGGACCCGGCCCGCCGGCCCGAGGTGCACCGCAGCGCGCAACGCGTCGCAGACCTCCTGAGCCAAGCCGGCTTTCCGCAGGTGCAGATCGTCGCCGAAGGTGGTGCGCCGGCCGTCATCGCGCACTATCCGCCTCCGCCGGGGGCTCCCACCGTGCTGCTGTACGCGCACCACGACGTACAGCCCGAAGGGGATGCCGGCCAGTGGGTTTCCCCGCCGTTCGAGCCGACCGAACGAGACGGCCGTCTCTACGGCCGCGGCACCGCCGACGACAAGGCCGGTATCGCAACGCATCTGGCGGCATTCCGCGCACACGAGGGCCAGCCGCCGGTCGGGGTGACGGTCTTCGTCGAAGGCGAGGAGGAATCCGGTTCGCCCTCACTGGGCGCGTTGCTGGCCGCGCACCGCGACGCGCTGAGCGCCGATGTGATCATCATCGCCGACTCCGACAACTGGAGCACCGAGGTACCCTCGCTGACGGTGTCGCTGCGCGGGCTGGTCGACTGCGTGGTGGAGGTCGCCACGCTCGACCACGGCCTGCACTCCGGGCTGTGGGGTGGCGTGGTCCCCGACGCGGTGACCGTGCTGGTGCGACTGTTGGCAAGCCTTCATGACGACGACGGCAACGTCGCGGTGGCCGGCCTGCACGAGAGCACGGCCGCGCCGGTCGATTACCCGCCCGAGCGGGTCCGCGCCGACACCGGGTTGCTGGACGGCGTGACCGAGATCGGATCCGGGTCGGTGCCGCAGCGGATGTGGGCGAAACCGGCGATCACCGTCATCGGGATCGACACCACCGGCATCGCGGCATCGTCGAACACCCTGATCCCGCGCGCACGGGCGAAGATCAGCATGCGGGTGGCGCCGGGCGGCGACGCCGCAGCACACTTGGACGCGCTCACCGCGCACCTGCACAGCCACGCCCCGTGGGGTGCGCAGGTGACGGTCACGCCGGGCGACATCGGCGCCCCCTACGCCATCGACGCCACCGGCCCGGTGTACGACGCGGCCAGGGCCGCCTTCGCCCAAGCGTGGGGTGTCGAGCCGATCGACATGGGCATGGGCGGTTCGATCCCGTTCATCGCCGAGTTCGCCGCCGCCTATCCGCAGGCGACCATCCTGGTCACCGGGGTGGAAGATCCCGGCACCCAGGCGCACAGCGTCAACGAGAGCCTGCACCTGGGCGTGCTGGAACGCGCGGCCACTACCGAAGCACTGCTGTTGGCGAAGCTGGGCGGTTGA
- the bcp gene encoding thioredoxin-dependent thiol peroxidase, with product MTETARLAPGDEAPAFSLPDADGNTVSLADYRGRRVVVYFYPAASTPGCTKQACDFRDNLREFNDAGLDVIGISPDKPAKLAKFRDTEGLTFPLLSDPERAVLAAWGAFGEKKMYGKTVQGVIRSTFVVDEQGKIAVAQYNVRATGHVAKLRRDLDV from the coding sequence TTGACCGAGACCGCACGCCTGGCGCCCGGTGATGAAGCGCCCGCGTTCAGCCTTCCCGACGCCGACGGCAACACCGTGTCACTGGCCGACTACCGGGGTCGACGCGTCGTCGTGTACTTCTACCCGGCGGCATCGACTCCCGGTTGCACCAAGCAGGCCTGCGACTTCCGGGACAACCTGCGCGAATTCAACGACGCCGGCCTCGATGTCATCGGTATCTCGCCCGACAAGCCCGCGAAACTCGCCAAGTTCCGCGACACCGAGGGGTTGACGTTCCCGCTGCTGTCGGACCCGGAGCGGGCGGTGCTGGCCGCCTGGGGTGCCTTCGGCGAGAAGAAGATGTACGGCAAGACCGTGCAGGGCGTCATCCGCTCCACGTTCGTCGTCGACGAGCAGGGCAAGATCGCGGTCGCCCAGTACAACGTGCGTGCCACCGGACATGTCGCCAAGCTGCGGCGGGATCTGGACGTCTAG
- a CDS encoding DUF3618 domain-containing protein yields MAERDPDTIKKDIDQARDQLASTVDILAERANPRRLADRAKARAVEIVTQPVVMASLAGVGGLILILTVRRIRNR; encoded by the coding sequence GTGGCGGAACGCGATCCCGACACGATCAAGAAGGACATCGATCAGGCCCGCGACCAGCTGGCGTCGACGGTGGACATCCTCGCCGAGCGGGCCAACCCGCGTCGCCTGGCCGACCGCGCCAAGGCCCGTGCGGTCGAGATCGTCACCCAACCGGTGGTCATGGCCTCACTGGCCGGTGTCGGCGGCTTGATCCTGATCCTGACCGTCCGACGCATCCGGAACCGCTGA
- a CDS encoding GmrSD restriction endonuclease domain-containing protein, with protein MTRRTRFALLGIALACIIVVIALCLVSRGGASNTSTAVTSSYPASSLSPLEKLARLSVKGRAPKSGYDRVLFGTPWSDDVTVEGGHNGCDTRNDILRRDLTGIGFAAGESCTVLSGVLNDPYTAETVLYQTGSANLIDIDHIVPLADAWQKGAQGWDELTRRNFANDPLNLQTTIAEVNRRKGAGDAATWLPANVSYRCTYATRIVDVKTRYRLWVTEDEREALTYLLRRCETTGTATPLSPVPSHSAGTTSTRSPTSTRSTKTYRVPTPPCYRNVNGDCITLPGNFPHPPDGANALCRDDTYSFAEHRRGSCARHGGVYAWLD; from the coding sequence ATGACGAGACGCACCAGATTCGCGCTGCTCGGCATCGCACTCGCCTGCATCATCGTGGTGATCGCCCTCTGCCTCGTATCCCGCGGGGGCGCGAGCAACACCTCGACCGCAGTCACCTCCAGCTATCCCGCCAGCTCGCTGTCGCCGCTTGAGAAACTGGCCCGGCTCAGCGTCAAGGGGCGCGCACCGAAATCCGGATACGACCGAGTGCTCTTCGGCACGCCGTGGTCCGACGATGTCACGGTGGAAGGTGGCCACAACGGCTGCGACACGCGAAACGACATCCTGCGCCGCGATCTCACCGGAATCGGTTTCGCAGCGGGCGAATCCTGCACCGTGCTGTCCGGTGTGCTGAACGACCCCTATACCGCCGAAACCGTGCTCTACCAGACCGGATCGGCCAATCTGATCGATATCGACCACATCGTTCCGCTTGCCGACGCCTGGCAGAAGGGCGCGCAGGGCTGGGACGAGTTGACCCGGCGCAACTTCGCCAACGATCCCCTCAATCTCCAAACCACCATCGCCGAAGTCAATCGCCGGAAGGGAGCCGGCGACGCCGCGACATGGCTGCCGGCGAACGTCTCCTATCGGTGCACCTACGCCACCCGGATAGTCGACGTGAAAACCCGGTACCGACTGTGGGTCACCGAGGACGAGCGCGAAGCCTTGACGTATCTCCTGCGCCGGTGTGAAACCACCGGGACGGCTACTCCCCTATCCCCGGTGCCGTCGCACAGTGCCGGCACGACGAGCACCCGGTCCCCGACGAGCACCCGGTCCACAAAGACATACCGGGTGCCGACGCCGCCGTGCTACCGCAACGTCAACGGAGACTGCATCACCTTGCCGGGAAATTTTCCCCATCCGCCCGACGGCGCCAACGCGCTCTGCCGCGACGACACCTATTCCTTCGCCGAGCACCGACGCGGTTCCTGTGCGCGCCACGGCGGTGTCTACGCCTGGCTGGATTGA
- a CDS encoding L,D-transpeptidase, translating to MGQVGVGQRCRGFGSRVAALLMVPAVVLGLSACGGHADAEAAKTIADKGTPFADLLVPKVTASVTDKAVGVAVDSPVTVTAEDGVLDSVTMVNEYGAVVDGKLSADGLTWSTSEQLGYNKRYTVNAKALGLGGVTSRQMTFQTHSPQNLTMPYVMPRDGEVVGVGQPVAIRFDENIADRVAAEKAISIVTVPAVDGAFYWLNNREVRWRPQSFWKPGTTVDVSVNTYGVDLGNGVYGQDNAASHFVIGDEVIATIDDDTKSMVVRVNGEVVKNMPVSMGKDSTPTNNGTYIVGERFPHIVMDSSTYGVPVNSPNGYRTDVDWATQISYSGIFVHSAPWSVGAQGYSNASHGCINVSPSNALWFYDHVKRGDVVQVINTIGPPLPGNDGLGDWNVPWSEWQAGNAKEPVR from the coding sequence ATGGGGCAGGTTGGTGTGGGGCAACGCTGCCGGGGGTTCGGATCCCGGGTAGCGGCATTGCTGATGGTTCCGGCCGTGGTGCTGGGGTTGAGCGCCTGCGGCGGCCATGCCGACGCGGAAGCCGCCAAGACCATCGCCGACAAGGGCACGCCCTTCGCCGACCTGCTGGTGCCCAAGGTCACCGCCTCGGTCACCGATAAGGCCGTCGGGGTAGCGGTGGATTCGCCGGTGACGGTGACCGCCGAAGACGGGGTGCTCGACTCGGTCACCATGGTCAACGAATACGGCGCGGTGGTCGACGGCAAGCTGAGCGCCGATGGGCTGACCTGGTCGACATCGGAGCAACTCGGCTACAACAAGCGCTACACGGTGAATGCCAAGGCGCTGGGCCTCGGCGGCGTGACCAGCCGGCAGATGACGTTTCAGACCCATTCGCCGCAGAACCTGACCATGCCCTACGTGATGCCGCGCGACGGCGAGGTCGTCGGGGTCGGCCAGCCGGTGGCTATCCGGTTCGATGAGAACATCGCCGACCGCGTGGCGGCCGAGAAGGCCATCTCCATCGTCACCGTGCCCGCCGTCGACGGCGCGTTCTACTGGCTGAACAATCGCGAAGTGCGGTGGCGGCCGCAGTCTTTCTGGAAGCCCGGGACCACGGTCGATGTGTCGGTGAACACCTACGGCGTCGACCTGGGTAACGGGGTGTACGGCCAGGACAATGCGGCCAGCCACTTCGTCATCGGCGACGAGGTGATCGCGACCATCGACGACGACACCAAGTCGATGGTGGTGCGGGTCAACGGCGAGGTGGTCAAGAACATGCCGGTGTCGATGGGCAAGGACAGCACCCCCACCAACAACGGCACCTACATCGTCGGCGAGCGCTTCCCGCACATCGTCATGGACTCGTCGACCTACGGTGTTCCGGTCAACTCGCCCAACGGCTACCGCACCGACGTCGACTGGGCCACCCAGATCTCCTACAGCGGCATCTTCGTGCACTCGGCGCCGTGGTCGGTGGGTGCCCAGGGTTACTCCAATGCCAGCCACGGCTGCATCAACGTCAGTCCCAGCAATGCGCTGTGGTTCTACGACCACGTCAAGCGCGGCGACGTCGTGCAGGTCATCAACACGATCGGTCCGCCGCTGCCCGGCAACGACGGACTCGGGGACTGGAACGTGCCGTGGTCGGAGTGGCAGGCCGGCAACGCCAAAGAACCGGTGCGCTGA
- a CDS encoding helix-turn-helix transcriptional regulator: protein MPAKPTLEDFSRIVGSVYSSVMVPENWTGALADLQHLIDAQCALVRVDEAGRTIRDASLKAEARADYENYYRRIDYVLEALARSPIGVMTSGRTLVGLNSQSEFNIDWLRPLGMADGIFVRLTDGVAPLAFLTAGPRPPEPYAPLVRALVPHLQQALRSHAHLKEMQHRIGDLGTVTRSLRQPVITVTTESRIVYANEAAEAVLRSDDGLRVRDGRLEAVSAGTDTVLQHDLGAALTGGEGHPRGSSLLCARRPPLRPYVIEVLPVDPVGTDAGAARRAMVVVIDPELESAATATLLRRHYRLTAGEVDIAVMVLRGGGAKDIAERLSLSQATVKTHLQHIFDKTGVHRQSELVRLLSDLRSPYR, encoded by the coding sequence ATGCCGGCGAAACCGACCCTTGAGGACTTCTCTCGCATCGTCGGGTCCGTCTACAGCTCGGTCATGGTGCCGGAGAACTGGACCGGCGCCCTCGCCGATCTCCAGCACCTGATCGACGCCCAGTGCGCGCTGGTACGCGTCGACGAGGCGGGCCGGACAATCCGGGACGCGAGCCTGAAGGCGGAGGCCCGCGCCGACTATGAGAACTACTATCGCCGGATCGACTACGTGCTGGAAGCGTTGGCGCGCAGCCCGATCGGGGTAATGACCAGTGGACGGACGCTGGTTGGGTTGAACAGTCAGTCGGAGTTCAACATCGACTGGTTACGACCGCTGGGAATGGCCGACGGCATTTTCGTGCGGCTCACCGACGGCGTGGCACCGCTGGCATTTCTTACCGCCGGGCCGCGCCCACCGGAGCCGTACGCCCCTCTGGTCCGCGCCCTGGTGCCGCATCTGCAGCAGGCGCTGCGCAGTCATGCGCACCTGAAGGAGATGCAGCACCGCATCGGAGACCTCGGAACGGTCACCCGGTCGTTGCGCCAACCCGTCATCACGGTGACGACCGAATCCCGGATCGTCTACGCCAACGAAGCCGCCGAGGCCGTCTTGCGGTCAGATGACGGGCTCCGGGTGCGCGACGGACGGCTCGAAGCCGTCAGCGCCGGCACCGACACCGTGCTCCAGCACGATCTTGGTGCCGCCTTGACCGGTGGGGAGGGCCACCCGCGAGGCAGTTCGCTGCTGTGCGCCCGGCGTCCACCGCTACGTCCCTATGTCATCGAGGTTCTACCGGTCGATCCGGTCGGCACGGATGCCGGCGCCGCCCGCCGCGCCATGGTCGTCGTCATCGATCCCGAACTCGAATCGGCGGCGACGGCGACGTTATTGCGTCGCCACTACCGCCTCACGGCGGGCGAGGTCGATATCGCGGTCATGGTGCTGCGTGGCGGTGGCGCGAAGGACATCGCCGAGCGCCTATCGTTGTCGCAGGCCACCGTCAAGACGCACCTGCAGCACATCTTCGACAAGACCGGTGTCCACCGCCAATCGGAGCTGGTCCGGCTGCTTTCCGACCTGCGATCGCCGTACCGGTAG
- a CDS encoding cytochrome P450, with product MAMVDVDVSALPQAPKNPLPYLRQVRALRQMHTGAEILRDAGGPVTRLVLAPRWLAPPVVLVTSPQGAHDVLTNADVERNPAHEEIRHLLGANLIDLPNGPWLPRRRTLQPLFTKQHVAAYACSMSRAADMVAGRWRNGATVDLDAECRRLTMRALGRSILGIDFDDQFDAVADAMGVVLQYAADRAFAPARAPRWLPTPARRRARAASAALHRMAGDILQVCRSDPGRDAPLVRGLLAASDPETGRGLSDREICNELVLFMLAGHDTTATTLAYALWALGNHAAMQERVAAEAACAATELSADDVTRLPYTVQVLHEALRLCPPGALSGRTAVRDMVVDGYRVPAGAAVGVGIYALHRDPALWERAAEFDPDRFLPEKSAGRDRWQYLPFGGGPRKCIGDHFAMLEVTLALAALVRRYEFHSLRTEFPLATPFTMVAAEPVPARVTIRAVPD from the coding sequence ATGGCCATGGTCGATGTCGACGTTTCCGCGCTGCCGCAGGCGCCGAAGAATCCGCTGCCGTATCTACGGCAGGTCCGGGCGTTGCGGCAGATGCACACCGGGGCGGAGATCTTGCGCGACGCCGGTGGGCCGGTGACCCGCTTGGTGCTGGCACCGCGGTGGCTGGCACCGCCGGTGGTGTTGGTGACCTCACCGCAGGGTGCGCACGACGTGCTTACCAATGCGGATGTCGAACGCAATCCGGCCCACGAGGAGATCCGTCACCTGCTGGGCGCCAATCTGATCGATCTGCCCAATGGGCCATGGCTGCCGCGGCGACGCACCCTGCAACCGCTGTTCACCAAACAACATGTCGCCGCGTACGCATGCTCCATGTCGCGGGCCGCCGACATGGTTGCCGGCAGATGGCGGAACGGCGCGACGGTCGATCTGGACGCCGAATGCCGCCGGCTCACCATGCGGGCGCTGGGGCGCTCGATCCTGGGCATCGACTTCGATGACCAATTCGACGCGGTAGCCGACGCCATGGGCGTCGTGCTGCAGTATGCAGCCGATCGAGCTTTTGCGCCGGCACGTGCCCCGCGCTGGCTGCCGACGCCGGCCCGCCGTCGGGCCCGCGCAGCCAGCGCAGCGCTGCACCGGATGGCCGGTGACATCCTGCAAGTCTGCAGAAGCGACCCGGGCAGGGATGCTCCGCTGGTGCGCGGGTTGCTGGCCGCGAGCGACCCGGAGACCGGACGCGGGTTGAGTGACCGCGAGATCTGCAACGAATTGGTCTTGTTCATGCTGGCCGGCCACGACACCACTGCGACGACGCTGGCCTACGCGCTCTGGGCCCTGGGTAACCACGCCGCCATGCAGGAGCGGGTCGCCGCCGAAGCGGCCTGCGCGGCAACAGAACTGAGCGCTGACGACGTGACCCGACTGCCCTATACCGTGCAGGTCCTGCACGAGGCGTTGCGACTGTGCCCACCCGGCGCGTTGAGCGGCCGGACAGCGGTACGGGACATGGTCGTGGACGGCTACCGAGTGCCTGCCGGTGCTGCGGTGGGCGTGGGCATTTACGCATTGCATCGTGATCCGGCGCTGTGGGAGCGCGCCGCGGAGTTCGATCCGGATCGGTTCCTGCCCGAGAAATCGGCGGGCCGTGATCGGTGGCAGTACCTGCCGTTCGGCGGTGGGCCGCGCAAGTGCATCGGAGACCATTTCGCGATGCTCGAAGTCACGTTGGCGCTGGCGGCCCTGGTGCGCCGTTACGAATTCCATTCGTTGAGAACCGAATTCCCGCTGGCGACGCCGTTCACCATGGTTGCGGCCGAACCGGTCCCGGCCCGCGTCACGATCCGGGCGGTGCCCGACTGA
- the orn gene encoding oligoribonuclease translates to MSAARDELVWIDCEMTGLDLGSDKLIEIAALVTDGELNILGDGIDVVIHADDADLDAMSPVVTDMHTRSGLIEEVRASTVDLATAEAMVLDYIRSHVKQAKTAPLAGNSIGTDRGFLARDMTALNDYLHYRMIDVSSIKELCRRWYPRIYFGQPEKGLAHRALADIHESIQELKYYRRTAFVAPPGPSTSDIAAVAAELGPFTGASGATDSVAERPSG, encoded by the coding sequence GTGAGTGCTGCACGAGACGAACTCGTTTGGATCGACTGCGAGATGACCGGGCTGGATCTGGGCTCGGACAAGCTCATCGAGATCGCCGCCCTGGTCACCGATGGTGAGCTGAACATCCTGGGCGACGGCATCGACGTGGTGATCCATGCCGACGACGCGGACCTGGACGCGATGAGCCCGGTGGTGACCGATATGCACACCCGCTCGGGCCTGATCGAGGAGGTCAGGGCCTCGACGGTCGATCTGGCCACCGCCGAGGCGATGGTGCTGGACTACATCCGCAGCCACGTCAAACAGGCCAAGACCGCGCCGTTGGCGGGCAACTCGATCGGCACCGACCGCGGCTTCCTGGCCCGGGACATGACCGCGCTCAACGACTACCTGCACTATCGGATGATCGACGTCAGCTCCATCAAGGAGCTGTGCCGGCGCTGGTATCCGCGGATCTACTTCGGCCAGCCGGAGAAGGGCTTGGCGCACCGCGCATTGGCCGATATCCACGAATCCATCCAGGAACTGAAGTACTACCGGCGGACGGCTTTCGTGGCCCCGCCCGGGCCCTCTACCAGCGATATCGCTGCGGTCGCGGCAGAACTGGGGCCGTTTACGGGCGCGTCCGGGGCCACCGATTCGGTGGCAGAGCGTCCTAGCGGCTAG